A single Biomphalaria glabrata chromosome 2, xgBioGlab47.1, whole genome shotgun sequence DNA region contains:
- the LOC106078216 gene encoding nudC domain-containing protein 3-like, with protein sequence MASNPEQYDSALLGILQNEGKVAPFIDVVLGFLYRRTDFFRIMKKDTDKLGFPPGVALKLLENIFKKYENLAAQDYKRTEEMKNLREKMTESASKESTDAEPKVKVITDTEKTPKESKSNEERSKDEPVEKRMKEMHMETPADSQVKESTSQDKQNTESSKDKGDNDDDETEDPEQTRLRRELQANPLTYNGAERESYYWSQTITEVDLRVKVPKHIGKGKQVKVELKKKHISVQIQETDNSWRDVVNNDISWEINTEESMWTLNPGEFVHINLEKKQERWWEHVFVDEPKINTRKIDCSRPMTDLDDEAQAKIEEMMYNQRQKQLGLPQSHELKTHEMLRKAWDAEGSPFKGQPFDPSKFNVDTSGIVNFDN encoded by the exons atggCGTCAAACCCAGAGCAGTACGATTCTGCATTGTTAGGAATTTTACAAAATGAAGGAAAAGTTGCACCATTTATTGATGTTGTTCTCGGGTTTTTATATAGAAG aactgACTTCTTTAGAATAATGAAAAAAGACACAGATAAACTTGGATTTCCACCTGGTGTTGCCTTGAAACTTTTAGAAAAT ATTTTCAAAAAGTATGAGAACTTAGCAGCACAAGATTATAAGAGGacagaagaaatgaaaaatttaAGAGAGAAGATGACAGAATCTGCCTCAAAAGAATCAACAGATGCTGAGCCAAAGGTTAAGGTCATCACAGACACTGAAAAAACTCCAAAag AATCTAAAAGTAACGAAGAAAGAAGTAAAGATGAACCAGTAgagaaaagaatgaaagaaatgCACATGGAAACGCCGGCTGATTCTCAAGTGAAGGAATCAACATCTCAGGACAAACAAAATACTGAGTCATCAAAAGATAAGGgagataatgatgatgatgaaacgGAAGATCCTGAGCAAACAag ACTTCGAAGAGAACTCCAGGCTAACCCCCTCACTTATAATGGTGCTGAACGTGAATCTTATTACTGGTCACAAACAATTACAGAAGTGGATTTAAGGGTTAAG GTACCTAAACACATAGGAAAAGGCAAGCAAGTCAAAGTTGAGCTCAAGAAGAAACACATTTCTGTCCAAATACAAGAAACAGACAATAGCTGGAGAGACGTTGTGAACAATGATATTTCCTGGGAAATCAACACAGAAGAGTCAATGTGGACACTGAATCCTGGAGAATTTGTtcat ATAAATCTGGAGAAAAAACAAGAGAGGTGGTGGGAACATGTCTTTGTAGATGAGCCAAAAATCAATACTCGTAAAATTGACTGCAGCCGACCCATGACAGATTTAGATGACGAGGCCCAGGCTAAAATAGAAGAAATGATGTACAACCAGCGGCAAAAACAACTGGGACTTCCACAGTCTCATGAACTA AAAACACATGAAATGTTAAGGAAAGCCTGGGACGCAGAAGGTTCACCATTCAAAGGCCAACCTTTTGACCCAAGCAAATTCAATGTGGACACCAGTGGCATTGTCAACTTTGATAATTAA